In Massilistercora timonensis, the following are encoded in one genomic region:
- a CDS encoding RNA polymerase subunit sigma-73 encodes MGFNYGYEKKKFDSRWKRLEVEYCDAGMSEEQIAAMKEYDWAWFCSQRVFQNHTQPIPCEQYDEVCGQSQLFRKFASLSYQWDVDKIDQTRYGWLASVENEQLLLRLKKLSKKDLELLTLLFVDGYRQIDVARLWHCSRSAVAQRFKKIKKFLNNT; translated from the coding sequence ATGGGATTTAATTATGGATATGAGAAAAAGAAGTTTGATAGTAGATGGAAGCGTTTAGAAGTTGAGTATTGTGATGCAGGGATGAGCGAAGAACAGATTGCTGCCATGAAAGAATATGACTGGGCATGGTTTTGCAGTCAAAGGGTTTTTCAAAACCATACGCAACCAATACCTTGTGAACAATATGATGAAGTATGTGGTCAATCACAGCTGTTCCGAAAGTTTGCATCGTTATCTTATCAATGGGATGTTGATAAGATTGATCAAACGCGATATGGATGGTTGGCTTCGGTGGAAAACGAACAACTACTGTTGAGATTGAAGAAGCTGTCGAAGAAAGATTTGGAGCTATTGACATTACTTTTTGTGGATGGTTATCGTCAAATTGATGTAGCACGTCTTTGGCATTGTTCCAGAAGTGCTGTTGCACAAAGATTTAAAAAAATAAAAAAATTTTTGAATAACACTTAA
- the bcrD gene encoding bacitracin resistance undecaprenyl-diphosphatase BcrD, whose translation MVLDFIEILKVIFLGIVEGITEWLPISSTGHMILVDEFITLNMSEAFKEMFFVVIQLGAILAVVVMFWNKMFPFQFKNKAQSIVKKDTFSLWFKVAVACVPSAIMGILFDDYLDAYLQTPIVISIMLIFYGLLFILIENWNKKRTPTTMALSDISYKTAILIGAFQVLSLIPGTSRSGATIIGALLIGVSRVAAAEFTFFLAVPTMLGASAFKLLKFGFEFTSAELLALVLGMAVAFAVSVLVIKFLMNFIKKHDFKVFGWYRIVLGILVVLIKS comes from the coding sequence ATGGTACTTGATTTTATAGAAATTTTAAAAGTTATTTTTCTTGGAATTGTTGAGGGTATTACTGAGTGGCTACCTATCAGCAGCACAGGACATATGATTCTTGTGGACGAATTTATCACACTTAATATGAGCGAAGCATTTAAAGAAATGTTTTTTGTTGTTATTCAACTTGGAGCTATACTCGCAGTGGTTGTAATGTTTTGGAACAAGATGTTTCCCTTTCAATTTAAGAACAAAGCACAGTCAATTGTTAAAAAGGATACTTTCTCGTTGTGGTTCAAGGTTGCGGTAGCTTGTGTACCGTCAGCTATTATGGGGATTCTATTTGATGATTATTTGGATGCTTACCTCCAAACCCCCATTGTGATTTCAATCATGTTAATCTTTTATGGTTTGTTATTCATTCTCATAGAAAATTGGAATAAAAAGCGTACTCCTACTACTATGGCACTTTCTGACATCAGCTATAAAACAGCAATCTTGATAGGGGCATTTCAAGTGTTATCACTTATACCCGGCACATCACGGTCGGGAGCAACGATTATAGGTGCTTTACTCATAGGAGTTTCACGAGTGGCAGCAGCAGAGTTTACTTTTTTCCTCGCAGTACCTACTATGCTTGGAGCAAGTGCTTTTAAGCTGTTAAAATTCGGGTTTGAATTTACAAGTGCAGAACTGCTCGCTCTTGTTCTCGGTATGGCTGTGGCATTTGCGGTATCTGTCTTAGTAATTAAATTCCTAATGAACTTTATCAAAAAACATGATTTTAAGGTGTTTGGTTGGTATCGAATTGTGCTTGGTATACTTGTTGTACTTATAAAATCTTAA
- a CDS encoding ABC transporter permease, which translates to MLNLISCELLKLKRSKMVLISVAGVLSTPLLMLIEALQTHFDKPEIIFTLSDIYSDSVLYIMLLVNIMIYVAIAAYLFSREYTESTLKTILPIPISRTKLLIGKFCTLLLWIVMLTLVTWAGIFIVCGLYDAVFTLEGYSLLVAIVWLPKFLFGSILMFLTVSPFVFVAMKTKGFVAPMIGSAVIVMGSAALSNQEWGALYPWTATYFLVQGKLQSTGYPTLLSVSIIILVSAVGFLMTFHHFKKEDLK; encoded by the coding sequence TTGCTTAATCTTATTTCTTGTGAATTATTAAAACTAAAGCGTTCAAAAATGGTGCTAATTAGTGTGGCAGGGGTATTATCTACCCCACTTTTGATGTTAATAGAAGCCTTGCAAACACATTTTGATAAGCCGGAGATTATCTTTACCTTGTCTGACATATACAGCGACAGTGTACTGTATATCATGCTGCTGGTAAACATTATGATATATGTGGCAATTGCAGCTTACTTGTTTAGCAGAGAGTACACAGAAAGCACCCTCAAAACCATATTGCCCATACCCATTTCAAGGACAAAACTATTAATTGGAAAATTTTGCACCCTGCTTCTTTGGATTGTTATGCTAACCCTTGTAACATGGGCAGGTATATTTATCGTTTGTGGGCTATATGACGCTGTCTTTACATTGGAGGGATATAGCTTACTAGTGGCAATAGTATGGCTCCCCAAGTTTTTGTTTGGCAGTATCCTGATGTTTTTAACAGTTTCTCCTTTTGTGTTTGTTGCTATGAAAACAAAAGGATTTGTCGCCCCGATGATTGGCTCTGCCGTGATTGTCATGGGAAGTGCCGCACTTTCAAATCAAGAATGGGGAGCGTTGTATCCGTGGACAGCCACCTATTTCTTGGTGCAGGGTAAACTTCAGAGTACCGGCTATCCTACACTGCTGTCTGTATCTATTATTATTCTTGTATCAGCAGTTGGTTTTCTTATGACCTTTCATCATTTTAAAAAGGAGGATTTGAAATAA
- the bcrA gene encoding bacitracin ABC transporter ATP-binding protein BcrA, which translates to MDYIIETENLTKRYGTATVVDKVNLHVPKGKIYGLLGRNGAGKTTAMKMMLQLAFPTEGTVRLFGTNYKENIHTLYSKVGSIIETPGFYSNLTGYENLQILAKLRGGVSKSGVEKALEVVGLHKEKRKVFSDYSLGMKQRLGIAAAIMHEPELLILDEPINGLDPIGIVEIRSFLSELSHNHGITIFISSHVLSEIEQIADIIGVMHEGHLVEEVNISELHKRNRKYIQFDLSDSEIAGKILENHYHMTDFTVQDGTVRIYDFSQSVGEINREFARNGLLVTRINDSEENLEDYFSKLIGGGGIA; encoded by the coding sequence ATGGATTATATCATTGAAACAGAAAATCTTACGAAGCGATACGGAACAGCCACCGTTGTCGATAAGGTAAATCTTCATGTGCCAAAGGGCAAAATTTATGGTTTGCTCGGCAGAAACGGAGCAGGCAAAACCACAGCAATGAAAATGATGTTGCAGCTTGCTTTCCCAACGGAGGGAACGGTACGCTTGTTTGGCACAAACTATAAGGAAAATATCCATACCCTTTATAGCAAAGTAGGCTCTATTATCGAAACACCGGGATTTTACAGTAATTTAACAGGGTATGAGAATTTGCAAATTCTCGCTAAACTGCGAGGGGGAGTATCTAAAAGTGGAGTAGAAAAAGCTCTTGAAGTTGTGGGGCTGCATAAGGAGAAAAGAAAAGTCTTTTCCGATTATTCCCTCGGAATGAAGCAACGGCTTGGTATTGCCGCCGCCATTATGCACGAGCCGGAGCTTTTAATACTTGACGAACCGATTAACGGACTTGACCCCATTGGAATAGTTGAAATACGCTCATTTTTATCTGAACTTAGTCACAATCATGGCATTACCATTTTTATCTCAAGCCATGTTTTAAGCGAGATTGAACAGATAGCAGATATTATCGGCGTTATGCACGAGGGGCATTTAGTAGAGGAAGTGAATATATCCGAGCTTCACAAAAGGAATCGAAAATACATTCAATTTGATTTATCTGACAGTGAGATAGCCGGAAAGATTTTAGAAAACCACTACCACATGACGGATTTTACAGTGCAGGACGGTACGGTGAGAATTTATGACTTTAGCCAAAGTGTTGGAGAAATCAATCGAGAATTTGCACGAAATGGACTGCTCGTGACAAGGATAAATGATAGTGAGGAAAACTTAGAGGACTACTTTTCTAAACTGATTGGAGGTGGCGGTATTGCTTAA
- the bcrR gene encoding bacitracin resistance transcriptional activator BcrR — translation MEFNEKLQQLRTGKNLTQEQLAEQLYVSRTAISKWESGKGYPNIESLKCISKFFSVTIDELLSGEELITLAETENRSNLKKIYSFIYGILDMMAVTFILLPLYGNLVDGYIYSVNLLSFTDTTPIYLAIYWIVFIVLIALGIAKLMCVCFEKESWSNIITKCSLVLSTLFICFLAAARQPYVTALMFLLFVAKIFVWIKQTQTK, via the coding sequence ATGGAATTTAATGAAAAGCTACAACAGCTTAGGACTGGAAAGAACTTAACGCAGGAACAACTTGCGGAGCAATTATATGTATCAAGAACAGCCATTTCAAAATGGGAAAGCGGCAAGGGTTACCCTAACATTGAGTCGCTCAAGTGTATTTCTAAATTCTTTTCTGTGACCATAGATGAACTGCTATCGGGCGAAGAACTGATTACACTTGCCGAAACTGAAAATCGTTCCAACTTGAAAAAAATTTACAGTTTCATTTATGGAATATTAGATATGATGGCGGTTACTTTTATACTTTTGCCGTTGTATGGTAACCTTGTTGACGGATATATTTATTCTGTCAATCTACTTTCATTTACAGACACTACCCCAATATATCTTGCAATCTATTGGATTGTTTTTATTGTTTTGATTGCACTTGGGATAGCGAAACTGATGTGTGTTTGTTTTGAAAAGGAATCATGGAGCAACATAATCACAAAATGCTCTCTCGTGCTGAGTACGCTTTTTATCTGCTTCTTAGCTGCGGCAAGACAACCCTATGTAACCGCCCTTATGTTTCTGCTATTTGTTGCTAAAATATTTGTCTGGATAAAGCAAACCCAAACAAAGTAA
- a CDS encoding helix-turn-helix domain-containing protein — MNYISVKAASEKWGISERRIQKLCEENRIDGTEKFGRAWMIPKDAEKPVDGRMKTRNKQEENHGI; from the coding sequence ATGAATTACATTTCTGTGAAAGCCGCTTCTGAAAAATGGGGCATATCGGAAAGACGGATACAAAAATTATGTGAGGAAAATCGCATTGACGGAACTGAAAAATTTGGTCGTGCATGGATGATACCAAAAGATGCAGAAAAACCCGTTGATGGACGTATGAAAACAAGGAACAAACAGGAGGAGAATCATGGAATTTAA
- a CDS encoding helix-turn-helix domain-containing protein has translation MYQDERKLDFKPLGIAIKKAREAKGWTQEYLAQLVDLTPRSIMYIENRGQHPRLNKFYLITTLLDISVDQFFFPCNEDGDNNRRKQVDVLLNDMEEKELIVMEATAQGLKKARETAE, from the coding sequence ATGTACCAAGATGAAAGAAAACTTGATTTTAAGCCGTTAGGTATAGCGATAAAAAAAGCTCGGGAAGCAAAAGGGTGGACACAGGAATATCTTGCCCAACTGGTAGACCTTACGCCACGCTCTATTATGTATATAGAGAACAGGGGGCAGCACCCAAGGCTTAACAAATTTTATCTCATTACTACCTTGCTTGACATCTCTGTAGACCAGTTCTTTTTTCCATGCAATGAAGATGGCGACAACAATCGCCGCAAACAAGTTGATGTACTGTTGAATGATATGGAAGAAAAGGAGCTTATCGTGATGGAAGCTACGGCTCAAGGCTTGAAAAAGGCAAGAGAAACTGCGGAATAA
- a CDS encoding relaxase/mobilization nuclease domain-containing protein: protein MATTRIMPLHIGKGRTESRAISDIIDYVANPQKTDNGKLITSYGCDSRTADAEFLLAKRQYIAATGRVRGTDDVIAYHVRQSFRPGEITPEEANRLGIEFARRFTKGNHSFVVCTHIDKSHIHNHIIWSAVNMDCDRKFRNFWGSTRAVRRLSDTICIENGLSIVENPKPHGKSYNKWLGEQAKPSHREQLRVMIDRALEQKPADFDTLLQLLSEMGCEVSRRGKAIRLKAPGWKNVARMDDKLGAGYSETEIRAVLAGEKQHTPRKKSTVQPEPPKVNLLVDIQAKLQAGKGAGYARWAKVFNLKQMAQTVNFLTEHHLLDYTELEEKAVAATAHHNELSAQIKATEKRMAEIAVLRTHIVNYAKTRETYVAYRKAGYSRKFREEHEQEILLHQAAKNAFDEMGVKKLPKVKDLQSEYAKLLEEKKKTYAEYRRSREEMRELLTAKANVDRLLKMDEEQKKEQEKDHGQR, encoded by the coding sequence ATGGCAACCACACGCATCATGCCGCTGCATATCGGCAAGGGTCGGACTGAGAGCCGTGCCATCAGCGATATTATTGACTATGTGGCAAATCCCCAAAAGACCGACAACGGAAAATTGATTACCAGCTATGGATGTGACAGCCGCACTGCTGATGCAGAGTTTCTGTTGGCAAAGCGGCAGTATATTGCCGCCACCGGACGAGTGCGCGGTACAGATGATGTGATCGCCTACCATGTGCGCCAGTCGTTCAGGCCCGGAGAGATCACACCGGAGGAAGCCAACCGGCTGGGCATAGAATTTGCCAGGCGGTTCACCAAAGGCAATCATTCCTTTGTGGTCTGCACCCACATCGACAAATCGCATATTCATAATCACATCATCTGGTCGGCGGTCAATATGGATTGTGACCGGAAGTTCCGTAACTTTTGGGGAAGCACCAGAGCTGTTCGACGTTTAAGTGACACCATTTGTATCGAGAACGGACTATCCATTGTGGAGAACCCCAAGCCCCACGGAAAAAGCTACAACAAGTGGCTGGGCGAACAAGCCAAGCCCTCCCATCGGGAACAGCTACGGGTGATGATTGACCGGGCGCTGGAGCAAAAGCCAGCAGACTTTGACACACTTCTGCAACTGCTTTCCGAGATGGGCTGCGAGGTATCTCGGCGCGGGAAAGCAATCCGCCTTAAAGCTCCCGGCTGGAAGAATGTAGCCCGTATGGATGACAAGCTGGGAGCCGGGTACAGCGAAACAGAAATCCGTGCGGTGCTGGCTGGAGAAAAGCAGCACACGCCCCGCAAGAAATCCACCGTGCAGCCGGAGCCACCCAAGGTCAATTTGCTGGTGGATATTCAGGCAAAATTGCAGGCCGGGAAAGGTGCTGGATATGCACGCTGGGCCAAGGTTTTTAACTTAAAACAGATGGCGCAGACCGTGAATTTTCTTACCGAACATCACCTACTGGACTATACAGAGCTGGAAGAAAAAGCGGTGGCGGCTACCGCCCATCACAATGAGCTGTCAGCGCAGATTAAGGCGACGGAGAAACGCATGGCAGAGATCGCCGTCCTGCGTACCCATATCGTTAATTATGCCAAGACCCGCGAGACCTATGTTGCCTATCGCAAGGCCGGTTATTCCCGAAAATTTCGGGAGGAACATGAGCAAGAAATTCTGCTCCATCAGGCGGCAAAAAATGCCTTTGATGAGATGGGAGTGAAGAAGCTGCCCAAGGTCAAAGACCTGCAATCTGAGTATGCCAAACTGCTGGAGGAAAAGAAGAAAACCTACGCCGAGTACCGGCGTTCCCGTGAGGAAATGCGGGAACTTTTGACGGCAAAGGCCAATGTGGATCGGCTGCTGAAAATGGATGAGGAACAGAAAAAAGAACAAGAAAAAGACCACGGCCAGCGGTAA
- a CDS encoding nucleotidyl transferase AbiEii/AbiGii toxin family protein encodes MIKTARQLKDLIRNLSRKKSADAQLLMRNYMMERFLERISLSEYRDKFILKGGMLVAAMVGLDARSTMDLDATVKGANVNVEDIENLISAIVSVPLDDGVKFQLKSISEIMDEAEYPGIRVNMTTTFDGVVTPLKIDISTGDAITPREIRYSFKLMLEDRSIDIWAYNLETVLAEKLETIITRTTTNTRMRDFYDIYILEQLHGNTLDPQILHDALRATAHKRGTERHLAEAAEVFEEVENSSVMQKLWESYRKKFSYAADLEWNIIMGAVRSLYALSEKESSL; translated from the coding sequence ATGATAAAAACAGCAAGGCAGTTGAAGGATCTGATCCGCAATCTTTCCAGAAAAAAATCTGCGGACGCCCAGCTCTTGATGCGGAACTACATGATGGAGCGTTTTCTGGAGCGTATCTCCCTTTCTGAATATCGTGACAAATTTATTCTGAAAGGCGGTATGCTGGTAGCGGCTATGGTTGGTCTGGATGCCCGTTCCACGATGGATTTGGACGCTACTGTAAAAGGAGCCAATGTCAATGTGGAGGACATAGAGAATTTGATTTCCGCTATTGTGAGTGTCCCGCTTGATGATGGCGTCAAATTCCAGCTGAAAAGTATTTCGGAGATTATGGATGAGGCGGAATATCCGGGGATTCGCGTAAATATGACTACAACCTTTGACGGTGTGGTGACGCCTTTGAAGATTGACATTTCCACAGGGGATGCCATTACCCCCAGGGAGATCCGCTACTCTTTCAAGCTGATGCTGGAAGATCGCTCCATTGATATTTGGGCGTACAATCTGGAAACGGTTCTGGCCGAAAAGCTGGAAACGATCATTACCAGAACTACCACCAACACCCGCATGAGAGATTTCTATGACATTTATATTCTGGAACAGCTGCATGGGAATACATTGGACCCTCAGATTCTCCATGATGCGCTGCGGGCCACTGCTCACAAACGCGGGACAGAACGACATCTTGCAGAAGCTGCCGAAGTTTTTGAGGAAGTGGAGAACAGCTCGGTTATGCAGAAACTTTGGGAATCGTACCGCAAAAAATTTTCCTATGCGGCAGATCTGGAGTGGAACATCATCATGGGGGCGGTGCGCAGTTTATACGCTCTCAGTGAAAAGGAATCGAGCCTATGA
- a CDS encoding type IV toxin-antitoxin system AbiEi family antitoxin domain-containing protein, protein MGQFEQLDQLLETQDGMLRTAQVVSAGISKPVFYDYVHSRELERVAHGIYLSKDAWVDAMYLLHLRVEQAVFSHETALFFHDLTDREPLEYTVTVKTGYNPSKLKAEGVQVFTIKAELHGVGLTTAQTPFGHTVPVYDLERTICDLLRSRNNMEMQTFQGALKMYARRKDKDLRTLMRYAGMFRVEKILRQYLEVLL, encoded by the coding sequence GTGGGACAATTTGAACAGCTGGATCAGCTGCTGGAAACACAGGATGGGATGCTGCGAACAGCTCAAGTAGTATCTGCTGGTATTTCTAAGCCTGTTTTTTATGATTATGTGCACTCACGGGAATTGGAGCGGGTCGCGCATGGAATTTATCTTTCCAAGGATGCCTGGGTCGATGCCATGTACTTACTTCATCTGCGGGTCGAACAGGCAGTGTTTTCCCATGAGACAGCTTTATTTTTTCACGATCTGACAGACCGCGAGCCGCTGGAATATACGGTCACAGTCAAGACCGGATATAATCCCTCCAAGCTGAAAGCAGAGGGCGTACAGGTATTCACCATTAAGGCGGAACTGCATGGGGTGGGCCTGACAACGGCTCAGACACCATTTGGGCATACAGTTCCTGTCTATGACCTGGAGCGCACCATCTGCGACCTGCTCCGCAGCAGGAACAACATGGAGATGCAGACTTTTCAAGGGGCATTAAAGATGTATGCCAGAAGAAAAGACAAAGACCTGCGGACATTGATGCGGTATGCCGGTATGTTCCGGGTAGAAAAAATTCTGCGGCAGTATTTGGAGGTGCTTTTATGA
- a CDS encoding helix-turn-helix transcriptional regulator produces MKLNEAVSKRLLELLDERKMTQYQLYMKSGVPKSTIGNVINCSYDSVKLRIIHEMCQGMGIGIDTFFASPLFQEDNLEP; encoded by the coding sequence ATGAAGCTAAACGAGGCGGTAAGCAAACGTCTGTTAGAATTACTAGATGAAAGAAAAATGACACAATATCAACTGTATATGAAAAGCGGTGTTCCCAAGTCTACGATTGGAAATGTCATCAACTGCTCGTATGATTCGGTTAAGCTACGGATCATTCATGAGATGTGCCAAGGAATGGGGATTGGGATAGATACCTTTTTTGCATCGCCGCTTTTTCAAGAAGATAACCTAGAACCATAA
- a CDS encoding CD1845 family protein, translated as MRAIWFILKLPLKILMAPVILSLTLFVWICVGIVYVSGLVLGLISMVVALLGVAVLITYSLQNGIILLVIAFLISSYGLPMAAIWLLGKVQDLKFIIQDLVYG; from the coding sequence ATGAGGGCGATCTGGTTCATTCTGAAACTGCCGTTGAAGATTTTAATGGCTCCGGTGATTCTGTCGCTGACCCTGTTCGTCTGGATTTGTGTGGGGATTGTCTATGTCTCCGGTTTGGTGCTGGGGCTTATCAGCATGGTGGTTGCCCTGCTGGGTGTGGCAGTTCTGATTACTTACTCCTTGCAAAACGGCATTATCCTGCTGGTGATAGCATTTCTCATTAGTTCCTATGGTTTGCCAATGGCTGCAATCTGGCTACTGGGCAAGGTACAGGACTTGAAGTTTATCATTCAAGATTTGGTTTATGGATAA
- the mobC gene encoding plasmid mobilization relaxosome protein MobC — MSAKKRKRDVPVLFWVSDAEMEAIQQKMAQFGTKNLSAYLRKMAVDGYVVQLDLPELKELVSLLRRSSNNLNQLTRRVHETGRIYDADLEDIAQRQEQLWEGVKEILTQLSRLS; from the coding sequence ATGAGCGCCAAAAAGCGTAAACGGGATGTGCCGGTCCTGTTTTGGGTTTCCGATGCGGAGATGGAAGCGATCCAGCAGAAAATGGCACAGTTCGGAACAAAAAACCTGAGCGCCTATCTGCGGAAGATGGCTGTGGACGGCTATGTGGTACAGCTGGACTTGCCGGAGCTGAAGGAACTGGTATCCCTGTTGCGCCGAAGCAGCAATAACCTGAACCAGCTCACCCGACGGGTACATGAAACGGGGCGGATTTATGATGCTGACCTGGAGGATATAGCCCAACGGCAGGAGCAGTTATGGGAGGGCGTGAAAGAAATCCTAACCCAGCTTTCCAGGCTTTCGTAA
- a CDS encoding DUF3848 domain-containing protein, producing MNTNDLNTALYEKMAAEQDKYRDWLKSQPPEEILHHTYEYTVREDIVMAMEDLELTDAQAQALLDSPTPLADVYRHFEKLETGYMDVIRDSIENRADDVCKVLEEQRSIPLYLHSAAYASQHGEMAQYNRSYQANFDCKEAIEHAISAHYADNRLDTESAVKAVLEKFGSERVQFILANTIQHKDSDGRVSRDNKAWAKTIPMPEDSGTSRHCAYLVVDEVNLGLTDLFTRQARKTLQEPEKGSVLQKLKQEPTTHKPALSKKQEPER from the coding sequence ATGAATACCAACGATCTGAATACGGCCCTTTATGAGAAGATGGCCGCTGAACAGGACAAATACCGGGACTGGCTGAAAAGCCAGCCCCCGGAGGAAATCCTGCACCATACCTATGAGTACACCGTCCGGGAGGACATTGTGATGGCGATGGAGGACTTGGAGCTGACCGATGCCCAGGCCCAGGCGCTTTTGGATTCGCCTACACCGCTGGCCGATGTGTACCGTCACTTTGAGAAGCTGGAGACCGGCTACATGGATGTGATCCGGGACAGCATTGAAAACCGAGCGGATGATGTGTGTAAGGTTTTGGAAGAACAGCGGTCCATCCCTCTCTATCTCCATTCTGCCGCCTATGCGTCCCAGCATGGGGAGATGGCACAATATAACCGCTCTTATCAGGCAAACTTTGACTGTAAAGAGGCCATTGAACACGCCATCAGCGCCCACTATGCGGATAACCGACTGGATACGGAGTCTGCGGTTAAGGCGGTGCTGGAAAAGTTCGGGTCGGAACGAGTACAGTTCATCCTTGCCAACACCATCCAGCATAAGGACAGCGACGGTCGCGTTTCCCGTGACAACAAAGCCTGGGCAAAGACCATTCCCATGCCGGAGGACAGCGGCACTTCGCGCCACTGTGCTTATCTGGTTGTGGATGAGGTCAATCTTGGTCTGACCGATCTGTTTACACGGCAGGCACGAAAAACGCTTCAGGAACCGGAGAAAGGCTCTGTCTTGCAAAAGCTCAAACAGGAGCCTACCACCCACAAGCCTGCTTTATCGAAGAAACAGGAGCCGGAACGATGA